A genomic stretch from Candidatus Thiothrix anitrata includes:
- a CDS encoding S26 family signal peptidase, translating into MLAQTLNNPTPATTARWHKARRLRNYLLLSVVVGSVWGYALLWVIAHYRFAGNETDSLPDAFFIVALGQHVPQRGELLPFRVGASVRHYPTGMIFIKQVVGMPGDALVWQGDTAYVGGQRVGVARSHTPTGEALARTPAGVIPAEHYFVATSHPDSYDSRYQDVGLVSAAQIAGRVLW; encoded by the coding sequence ATGCTGGCACAGACCCTCAATAACCCGACACCGGCTACAACAGCCCGTTGGCACAAGGCACGGCGGTTACGCAATTACCTGCTATTAAGCGTGGTGGTGGGTAGCGTGTGGGGCTATGCCTTGCTGTGGGTGATTGCCCATTACCGGTTTGCCGGTAATGAAACCGACAGCCTGCCCGATGCGTTTTTTATTGTGGCACTGGGTCAGCATGTACCGCAGCGCGGCGAGTTATTGCCATTTAGGGTGGGAGCCAGCGTGCGCCACTATCCCACCGGCATGATCTTCATTAAGCAGGTCGTGGGAATGCCGGGGGATGCCTTGGTATGGCAGGGTGACACCGCGTATGTTGGTGGGCAGCGTGTGGGAGTGGCGCGTTCACATACGCCCACAGGTGAGGCATTGGCACGTACCCCAGCAGGGGTGATTCCGGCTGAGCATTATTTTGTGGCAACGTCACACCCGGACTCTTACGACAGCCGCTATCAGGATGTTGGCTTGGTGAGTGCGGCACAGATTGCAGGACGGGTGCTATGGTAA
- a CDS encoding conjugal transfer protein TraF, with protein MVKPLATYRLALLRLALLVVVGGWSAPTLAAAQWYDDKERGWFWRELPPIQPDVKPPEEPVPVPTALPAAIPQTPTATQRMETVRAELEEAKNAAILSPTPENLTKYLTLQEQTMNQAMLFTDMWQRVRWSNPTLDYSFIHPTAAGGVRVDRQLTRDQEKAAVQAVAKDNGLFFFFKRNCPFCDEQGRILQALASEYRMTIMPISLDGATNPYFPNAKPDNGIAAKMGVQDAPALFIVNPDTKESLPLGYGVISLDEIETRIRRLLTMPPGVY; from the coding sequence ATGGTAAAGCCTTTGGCAACGTATCGCCTCGCTTTGTTACGTCTGGCACTGCTGGTAGTGGTCGGTGGATGGAGCGCACCCACACTGGCAGCGGCGCAATGGTACGACGACAAGGAACGTGGTTGGTTCTGGCGGGAACTACCGCCAATACAGCCAGACGTTAAACCACCGGAAGAACCCGTGCCTGTGCCTACTGCACTACCCGCAGCAATACCGCAGACACCCACGGCAACGCAACGCATGGAAACTGTGCGTGCCGAACTGGAAGAGGCCAAGAATGCCGCCATTTTATCGCCAACCCCGGAGAACCTGACAAAGTACCTGACTTTGCAGGAGCAGACCATGAACCAAGCCATGTTGTTTACCGATATGTGGCAACGGGTGCGCTGGTCAAATCCGACGCTGGATTACTCATTCATTCATCCGACCGCAGCCGGTGGGGTGCGGGTAGACCGCCAGCTTACCCGTGACCAAGAAAAGGCAGCGGTACAGGCAGTGGCTAAAGACAACGGTTTGTTTTTCTTCTTCAAGCGCAATTGCCCGTTTTGTGATGAACAAGGGCGTATTTTGCAGGCATTAGCCAGCGAATACCGCATGACGATCATGCCGATCTCGCTGGATGGCGCAACCAACCCGTATTTTCCGAACGCCAAGCCGGATAACGGGATTGCTGCGAAGATGGGGGTTCAGGATGCACCCGCGCTATTCATTGTTAATCCTGACACCAAAGAATCCTTACCGTTGGGTTACGGGGTCATCTCGCTGGATGAAATCGAAACCCGTATCCGCCGTTTACTGACCATGCCGCCGGGAGTGTACTGA
- a CDS encoding conjugal transfer protein TraH — protein MHRLIRFMIRSLLVSLWLLVAVNPVHASLEDRLNEYYGSLGGGASISPSAMYQGQSANHFSGGGIRIRTPVNNYQLMSFQAPKLQYGCGGIDAFLGGFSFINKEQLVAMARQIGSTAVSTAFYLALDSMSPQLSGLMKRLQEWANKANQFNINSCEAGTRMGAAMWRGLGGDKQKFCERANTGKGVLADEFTSRMVCNDSGWDFSFLPGTNKNDDDRKIKEMAAGNIVWRALKGAGIKDNNLAELIMSITGTIIIPEGHSNDPPKPRVITATITYDQFLRGDTNFIMMRCDNNDKCMGVSQQQYTNSKMLSQLRERVRLGIDHVVKAVADPSMNIANCTTCPNAGDALTVIELSEYPIFAMLQAEYDAGMQGSLIANEYRELLAKEIAYRFFAKAATPLLTALANDGEAVSGTEDMRAELAANLRHILESSQNELNAEQQRKGGLNNIIGVYMQMKKMATARYAPSLTQRLRLAQVLRR, from the coding sequence ATGCACCGTCTTATCCGTTTCATGATCCGCTCGTTACTGGTGTCACTGTGGTTACTGGTGGCGGTTAACCCGGTACACGCCTCTTTAGAAGACCGGTTAAATGAATATTACGGCTCGTTAGGCGGCGGTGCGTCGATCTCGCCCAGTGCCATGTACCAAGGGCAATCAGCTAACCACTTCTCCGGTGGTGGTATCCGTATCCGTACCCCGGTCAACAATTACCAGCTCATGAGCTTCCAAGCCCCGAAGCTGCAATACGGTTGTGGCGGGATTGATGCGTTCCTTGGCGGGTTTAGCTTTATCAACAAAGAGCAACTGGTCGCAATGGCGCGGCAAATCGGCTCCACTGCCGTATCCACCGCGTTTTATCTGGCATTGGACTCTATGTCACCACAACTCTCCGGCCTCATGAAACGCTTGCAGGAATGGGCTAACAAAGCCAATCAGTTCAATATTAACTCGTGTGAGGCAGGCACGCGCATGGGTGCTGCCATGTGGCGCGGCCTTGGTGGTGACAAGCAAAAATTCTGTGAGCGTGCAAACACCGGTAAGGGCGTGCTTGCGGATGAATTCACCTCGCGCATGGTGTGTAATGATTCGGGCTGGGATTTCTCCTTTTTGCCGGGTACAAATAAAAATGACGATGACCGCAAAATAAAAGAAATGGCGGCAGGCAATATTGTGTGGCGTGCGCTCAAGGGTGCAGGTATCAAGGACAACAACCTTGCCGAACTGATTATGTCGATTACTGGCACGATCATTATCCCAGAAGGGCACTCCAACGACCCTCCCAAGCCGCGAGTGATCACCGCTACCATTACCTATGACCAATTCCTGCGAGGTGACACCAACTTCATCATGATGCGGTGCGATAACAACGATAAGTGCATGGGTGTTAGCCAGCAACAGTACACCAACAGCAAGATGTTGTCGCAATTGCGGGAACGGGTCAGGCTAGGTATTGACCATGTGGTGAAGGCCGTGGCTGATCCCAGTATGAATATTGCCAATTGCACCACCTGTCCCAATGCGGGGGATGCCCTCACCGTGATTGAACTCAGTGAATACCCGATCTTTGCGATGCTGCAAGCCGAATACGATGCCGGGATGCAGGGTTCGCTCATCGCCAACGAGTACCGGGAATTGTTAGCCAAAGAAATCGCCTACCGGTTCTTTGCCAAAGCCGCTACCCCTTTACTGACCGCGTTAGCCAACGACGGTGAGGCTGTCTCAGGAACGGAAGACATGCGTGCGGAACTCGCAGCAAACCTGCGGCACATTCTGGAATCCTCACAAAACGAGCTGAATGCTGAACAGCAGCGCAAGGGTGGCCTTAACAACATTATCGGGGTTTACATGCAAATGAAAAAGATGGCGACAGCCCGTTATGCACCGTCGCTGACGCAACGGCTACGTTTAGCGCAAGTGTTGCGTCGTTAA
- a CDS encoding conjugal transfer protein TraG N-terminal domain-containing protein encodes MALDIYTFGSGSYVVEALHAVKMFMGSGSYTTLVRIAGLIGLLWVMLVALRNKNGGGIQADWSWLLFFAFFYVGLLVPKVDLIVNDPLDPPTTASPVVTNVPLGLGIIAYITSGIGKGLVDKYETFITIPGDQKYSTNGMLFGANVMRSFGEMEFPDARFSSDINQFIGHCLFPQINASNPHHISGVTLSIDAFATGSDLWTHLKTYAQTNRWIEFSDGVVRTCREAANNLDTRTNGMTAQVNNAAGQAGQKIWPTKGVSDAQAAFLASAGGTTATDFLGYTQTGADLTRQAMMIKAVSGALEGASIDSDNQSMAQAIYQAKAESQQRNTYIMMGNTASRTLPVMKAVMEAIAYAIAPLVFLFILMPGGVTALGQYAMFMVWLQMWPILYAVINSVMYWYGSQSSLNAALLSNGAHGLTLESMNSVNAVNADMVALAGYMAISIPMISYMLLKGGMAAGGAVYSSLMQPANSTASAAAGEQTSGAMTMNTLTMDNASWGGMNANKMDTNRSMAFGMSSVTDPGTGTKFTSTSTGGMITQMQKSDYAYGTQMDSAIKSSVSASARESVTAARMDSAEYMASTSSLLSDMKSFSHQVQQSTGTTDTATQQKSAQLAQSVDKMESIGRDFASSRGLSYQTGLGLLASASQGISLSGRADAKSQEDYREAVKVAESSGFKDSMQTAQQLSTQLSATRQDGVSDSTARNLQAGLQQNNALAEKAAASYQRAQAFETVRARLEEHGISFGGDISNFMRTRLGVSENEFISTQAMAYQTNDPASAAAAIQKMQGWVDSFVNQGGAAALVGIQSAPNAAGVDAFHAANRADITQQGNAGVQGLQHSGAGAVSGASGNAGLDINRTAPAGYYEIAHGTQAGMAQTRTDMSAAQGGIQETGDRDRTLITDMATRNVADAGLERTSDNTLSVLPQPIGDGLKFANQGMTDIVATGSGLSQGIAGAVERFATGREQDWNTDYNAGFNRVAQSELLTPSQNGSTNDIYNELYGKDEAEAQKKSSLSEDNLGYAGSGAVSGNPVAGGGRISSGFGGREHPVLGGWRHHAGIDIAAPRGTQVSATGDGVVKFSGEKGAYGNIVIIDHGGGVETRYAHLDSFAMGMREGQMVRDGDLIGTVGSTGRSTGNHLHYEVRENGKAVNPSRHL; translated from the coding sequence ATGGCATTGGATATTTACACCTTCGGGAGTGGTTCGTATGTGGTGGAAGCCCTGCACGCGGTCAAGATGTTCATGGGATCGGGCAGTTACACCACGCTGGTACGTATCGCGGGTTTGATTGGGTTGCTGTGGGTGATGCTGGTCGCGTTACGCAATAAAAACGGCGGGGGGATTCAGGCTGACTGGTCGTGGTTGCTGTTCTTTGCGTTTTTTTACGTCGGCTTGCTGGTTCCCAAAGTTGACCTGATTGTGAATGACCCGCTTGATCCGCCGACCACGGCCTCACCTGTCGTCACCAATGTGCCGCTGGGATTGGGCATTATCGCCTACATAACCAGTGGCATTGGCAAGGGATTGGTGGACAAGTACGAAACCTTTATCACCATTCCCGGCGACCAAAAGTACAGTACCAACGGGATGTTGTTCGGAGCCAATGTGATGCGCTCCTTCGGTGAAATGGAGTTCCCGGATGCGCGGTTCTCCAGCGACATCAACCAGTTCATCGGGCATTGTTTATTTCCGCAGATTAACGCGAGCAATCCACACCACATATCCGGGGTCACATTGTCGATTGATGCGTTTGCCACCGGTAGCGACTTGTGGACGCACCTCAAAACCTATGCCCAAACCAACCGCTGGATCGAATTTAGTGACGGGGTGGTGCGCACCTGCCGGGAGGCAGCCAATAATCTGGACACCCGCACTAACGGCATGACGGCACAGGTCAACAATGCCGCTGGGCAGGCAGGCCAGAAAATCTGGCCGACCAAGGGGGTATCGGATGCGCAAGCTGCGTTTTTAGCCAGTGCCGGTGGTACAACCGCCACGGACTTTTTAGGTTACACCCAAACCGGAGCTGATCTCACCCGCCAAGCGATGATGATCAAAGCCGTGTCCGGGGCATTGGAAGGCGCGAGCATTGACTCAGATAACCAGTCAATGGCACAAGCCATTTACCAAGCCAAGGCCGAATCCCAGCAACGCAATACCTACATTATGATGGGCAATACCGCCTCACGTACCTTGCCGGTGATGAAAGCGGTGATGGAGGCCATTGCCTACGCGATTGCGCCGCTGGTGTTCCTGTTTATTTTAATGCCCGGTGGCGTTACCGCACTCGGACAATACGCGATGTTCATGGTATGGCTGCAAATGTGGCCTATCTTGTACGCGGTAATCAACTCAGTAATGTACTGGTACGGCTCCCAAAGCAGCCTGAATGCCGCACTGCTTTCCAACGGTGCGCACGGCTTAACCCTTGAAAGCATGAACTCGGTCAATGCCGTCAATGCCGACATGGTGGCATTGGCGGGTTACATGGCAATCAGCATCCCGATGATCTCCTACATGTTGCTCAAAGGTGGGATGGCAGCCGGTGGCGCGGTCTACAGCAGCTTGATGCAACCGGCTAACAGTACCGCTTCTGCCGCAGCCGGTGAGCAAACCAGCGGAGCCATGACCATGAACACCCTGACAATGGACAATGCTTCATGGGGTGGGATGAATGCCAACAAGATGGACACCAACCGCAGCATGGCGTTTGGGATGTCGTCCGTCACCGATCCGGGAACCGGCACAAAGTTCACCTCGACCTCAACCGGTGGCATGATCACCCAGATGCAAAAAAGCGATTACGCCTACGGTACGCAGATGGACTCCGCGATTAAGTCGTCGGTCAGTGCCAGTGCGCGGGAATCCGTGACTGCTGCACGCATGGATTCCGCTGAATACATGGCTTCCACCTCGTCCTTGTTGAGCGATATGAAGTCCTTCAGCCATCAGGTACAGCAATCCACCGGTACGACCGACACCGCCACTCAGCAAAAATCGGCACAATTGGCGCAATCCGTGGATAAAATGGAAAGCATTGGGCGTGATTTTGCATCTAGCCGGGGCTTGAGTTACCAAACCGGTTTGGGTTTGCTTGCGTCAGCCTCGCAAGGTATTTCTCTGAGCGGAAGAGCCGATGCCAAATCCCAAGAAGATTACCGGGAAGCGGTGAAAGTGGCGGAATCCTCTGGCTTTAAGGATTCGATGCAAACTGCCCAACAACTCTCCACTCAGCTCTCGGCTACCCGTCAGGATGGGGTATCCGACTCCACCGCACGTAACCTGCAAGCCGGGTTACAGCAAAATAACGCCTTGGCAGAAAAGGCAGCGGCTTCTTACCAGCGTGCGCAAGCCTTTGAAACCGTCAGGGCGCGGCTGGAGGAACACGGGATCAGCTTTGGGGGGGACATCAGCAACTTCATGCGTACCCGCTTAGGGGTCAGTGAAAATGAATTTATCTCCACCCAAGCAATGGCTTACCAGACTAACGACCCTGCATCTGCCGCAGCGGCTATCCAGAAAATGCAGGGTTGGGTCGACAGCTTTGTGAACCAAGGCGGGGCTGCTGCTTTGGTAGGCATACAGTCTGCCCCTAACGCAGCGGGTGTGGATGCGTTCCATGCAGCTAACCGTGCCGATATTACCCAACAAGGTAATGCGGGTGTTCAAGGGCTACAGCACAGCGGGGCGGGTGCAGTCAGTGGCGCATCCGGTAATGCTGGATTGGATATTAACCGTACCGCACCGGCTGGGTATTATGAGATTGCGCACGGCACACAAGCAGGCATGGCACAGACACGCACCGACATGAGTGCGGCGCAGGGCGGGATTCAGGAAACCGGAGACAGGGATAGAACCCTAATCACCGACATGGCAACTCGCAATGTCGCTGATGCTGGATTAGAACGCACCTCTGATAACACCCTGAGTGTACTACCCCAACCCATCGGTGACGGGCTTAAATTTGCCAATCAAGGAATGACAGATATTGTTGCTACCGGTTCTGGCTTATCGCAAGGCATTGCCGGGGCAGTAGAGCGGTTCGCTACCGGGCGAGAGCAAGATTGGAACACCGATTACAATGCTGGGTTTAACCGTGTTGCCCAAAGTGAACTACTCACCCCTTCACAGAACGGCTCAACCAATGACATCTATAACGAGCTGTACGGCAAAGACGAAGCCGAGGCTCAAAAAAAAAGCTCCCTGAGTGAAGACAATCTGGGTTATGCGGGTTCTGGAGCGGTGTCTGGCAACCCTGTTGCCGGAGGTGGCAGGATAAGCTCAGGATTTGGGGGACGGGAGCATCCCGTGCTGGGCGGGTGGCGACATCACGCTGGGATTGATATTGCCGCCCCAAGAGGTACGCAAGTTTCGGCAACGGGTGATGGTGTCGTGAAGTTCTCCGGTGAGAAAGGCGCGTATGGCAATATCGTGATTATTGACCACGGTGGCGGCGTTGAAACGCGCTATGCCCACTTGGATAGTTTTGCGATGGGTATGAGGGAAGGGCAAATGGTCAGGGATGGTGATTTGATCGGGACAGTGGGTTCTACAGGCCGGTCAACAGGCAACCATTTGCACTATGAGGTGAGGGAAAACGGCAAGGCGGTTAATCCGTCACGGCATCTCTAA
- a CDS encoding H-NS histone family protein, with translation MLVVSNKKRPTIPAKYRNPANPEDTWSGRGRKPLWVVALLESGGSLDSCFI, from the coding sequence ATGCTGGTTGTCTCCAATAAAAAACGTCCTACGATCCCTGCAAAATACCGTAATCCTGCTAATCCAGAGGATACTTGGAGTGGACGTGGTAGAAAACCACTTTGGGTGGTGGCATTGTTAGAATCAGGTGGTAGTTTGGACTCTTGCTTTATCTGA
- a CDS encoding cellulase family glycosylhydrolase — MKTYTWGLVSIPLMLAVQTALAGNLITDGGFEGGVMPWTSTKSILTLDPVAAYAGQAGMKVDSAYAWCPYGALYTLNTSQLQNGTLYEFGARIRLANNSDTFANHQLGLIKNGSNPIWLDGEQSSYDGGAYPGKWTSLFGAWKASFAPTDNLKLCISGAANKPFHVDNVFATPLTTAEIGYQPPTTLDAATHVYADGNRLVMGSQKTPFLMKGINVYLHEAGNDAANGSSLNNFKYKNVNADSYKEIRDLGFNAVRLMLSFNLFEENAAPGVYKEEGWALVDRHIQWAKQNNLRLILDMHIPQGGYQSINNTGFGTNATLKTRLENLWKAIAQRYRNETTVVAYDLINEPHVNGWFAYAQTLISKIRTVDANKLIIVEESFHPSDVGMYKLTDNNILYDTHWYEPWTWAGSLDNNTPYTGTLEQFKQQVRTVWGLRNFYDSSTDRFTVPINIGEYGITYTKYETPGVNGVTWLQHANAAFDSFGFSRQLFHYNEGKFGIYRNWNSYPNENTVTTTDLKAALPAINGAEPPPPSPALDITTTSLYGGTVGAAYSAQASANGGTSPYTWSLATGSLPTGLTLSSDGKITGTPTTAGTFSFTLVVTDQNAATDTQAISMSVAAQPVALPPDITTTGLTAGTAGTAYSATLTANNGTDPYSWSVDSGSLPVGLSLSTVGVISGTPSTSGTASFSVQVTDSKGLSDTQALSITVATAPPPPPASGNADMALTTFTATAVSVNKGNSAGFNFVLKNNGNDLAKNARFVLPMPANTTWVSGAAECVPSTVEVVCSFGDLAKGQSRNRYIYLRPAVAGSLIVTGTTTSDTGDSNMANNSKTVTLTVK, encoded by the coding sequence ATGAAAACATACACATGGGGCTTGGTTTCTATCCCCTTAATGCTGGCAGTGCAAACAGCATTGGCAGGAAACCTAATAACCGACGGTGGTTTTGAAGGCGGTGTCATGCCTTGGACAAGCACCAAATCCATCCTCACTCTTGATCCGGTAGCCGCCTATGCGGGTCAGGCTGGGATGAAAGTCGATTCTGCCTATGCTTGGTGTCCCTATGGCGCACTGTATACGCTGAACACCAGCCAGTTGCAGAACGGCACTCTGTATGAATTCGGCGCACGTATCCGCCTTGCCAACAACTCAGACACGTTCGCAAACCACCAATTAGGGCTGATTAAAAACGGATCTAATCCCATCTGGTTGGATGGCGAGCAAAGCAGTTACGACGGTGGTGCATACCCCGGCAAATGGACAAGCCTGTTTGGTGCATGGAAAGCCAGTTTTGCCCCGACAGATAACCTGAAACTCTGCATCAGTGGTGCTGCCAATAAGCCCTTCCATGTGGATAACGTTTTTGCCACACCGCTAACAACGGCTGAAATTGGCTACCAACCACCAACAACGCTCGATGCGGCAACTCACGTCTATGCCGATGGCAACCGTCTGGTCATGGGATCACAAAAAACCCCGTTCCTGATGAAGGGGATCAATGTCTACCTGCACGAAGCAGGCAATGATGCAGCCAACGGCTCATCTTTAAATAACTTCAAGTACAAAAACGTTAACGCCGACTCCTACAAGGAGATTCGCGACCTTGGGTTTAACGCCGTGCGCCTGATGCTGTCTTTCAACCTGTTTGAAGAGAATGCAGCCCCCGGTGTCTACAAAGAAGAAGGCTGGGCACTGGTTGACCGACACATCCAGTGGGCAAAGCAAAACAACCTGCGCCTGATACTGGATATGCACATACCACAGGGTGGCTACCAAAGTATCAACAATACCGGATTTGGCACGAATGCCACATTGAAAACACGGTTGGAAAACCTTTGGAAAGCCATTGCCCAGCGTTACCGCAATGAAACCACGGTTGTCGCTTACGACCTAATCAATGAGCCACACGTCAATGGCTGGTTTGCCTACGCACAAACGCTCATCAGTAAAATTCGTACCGTAGATGCCAACAAACTGATTATTGTGGAAGAATCTTTCCATCCAAGTGATGTGGGCATGTACAAGCTGACTGACAACAACATTCTGTACGATACCCACTGGTATGAACCGTGGACTTGGGCAGGTTCACTCGACAACAACACGCCGTACACCGGTACATTGGAGCAGTTCAAGCAACAAGTACGGACAGTATGGGGATTGAGAAACTTCTACGATTCCTCGACCGACCGCTTTACTGTGCCCATCAATATTGGTGAATACGGCATCACCTATACCAAGTATGAGACACCTGGAGTTAATGGGGTAACGTGGCTACAACATGCCAATGCTGCTTTTGATTCTTTTGGTTTCAGTCGCCAATTGTTCCACTACAACGAGGGTAAGTTCGGGATTTACCGCAACTGGAACAGCTACCCTAATGAAAACACTGTCACCACGACAGATCTCAAGGCAGCGTTACCAGCCATCAATGGTGCAGAACCGCCGCCACCGTCTCCGGCACTGGACATCACCACTACCAGCTTGTATGGCGGGACAGTAGGTGCAGCCTACTCTGCACAAGCGAGTGCCAACGGTGGTACATCGCCTTACACTTGGTCGTTGGCAACAGGCAGTTTGCCAACAGGGTTAACCTTGAGCAGTGACGGCAAAATCACTGGCACACCCACCACTGCGGGGACATTCAGTTTTACCTTGGTCGTCACTGACCAGAACGCAGCTACTGATACACAAGCCATCAGTATGAGTGTGGCTGCTCAACCTGTTGCCTTGCCACCCGACATCACCACCACCGGCTTGACCGCAGGTACAGCGGGGACTGCCTATAGTGCAACCCTGACAGCCAACAATGGCACAGATCCCTACAGTTGGTCTGTTGATAGCGGCAGCTTGCCAGTGGGCTTGTCACTCAGCACGGTGGGAGTCATTAGTGGCACACCTTCCACGTCCGGCACAGCCAGTTTCAGCGTTCAGGTGACTGATAGTAAAGGTTTGAGCGATACGCAGGCACTGAGTATAACTGTTGCCACAGCACCTCCTCCGCCACCAGCATCTGGCAATGCAGACATGGCACTGACGACCTTCACAGCGACTGCTGTCAGTGTTAATAAAGGGAATTCTGCTGGGTTTAACTTCGTATTGAAGAACAATGGCAATGACCTAGCGAAAAACGCACGGTTTGTGTTGCCCATGCCTGCCAATACCACTTGGGTATCCGGTGCTGCGGAATGCGTACCTTCTACTGTAGAAGTAGTGTGCAGTTTTGGCGATCTGGCTAAGGGACAATCCCGTAACCGTTACATTTACCTGCGCCCTGCCGTAGCTGGTAGCCTTATCGTGACTGGCACAACAACATCAGACACAGGTGACAGTAACATGGCTAATAACAGCAAAACTGTTACCTTGACCGTGAAATAA
- a CDS encoding TetR/AcrR family transcriptional regulator, translating into MVENESSEKKQKENYHHGNLRTALLLETERMLTANELDQITLIELGKRLGVARTAPYRHFASKSELLCEVTTRAFSRLTVTERAIRLETDLNPIKRLRKLARHYFHFAVNNRDYYRLMYRENLLGDNTSAELTAARGENFAEFVWLLEECQQAELIKIADLENQALFCWATFHGICSFIIDQHLPEDMFADTLDWHIDAVLRGLGFQSQ; encoded by the coding sequence ATGGTGGAAAACGAAAGTTCGGAAAAAAAGCAAAAAGAGAATTATCATCACGGTAATTTACGCACTGCTTTGCTTCTTGAAACCGAACGCATGTTGACTGCCAATGAACTCGACCAAATCACCCTGATTGAGCTGGGTAAGCGGCTTGGCGTTGCACGTACCGCCCCTTATCGGCATTTTGCTAGCAAAAGTGAACTCTTGTGTGAGGTCACGACCCGCGCATTTTCGCGTCTTACGGTCACAGAGCGAGCCATTCGATTAGAAACTGATTTAAACCCCATCAAACGACTGCGTAAACTGGCACGCCATTATTTCCATTTTGCTGTGAATAACCGTGATTATTATCGCCTCATGTACCGTGAAAATTTGCTGGGTGACAACACCAGTGCTGAATTAACCGCCGCACGCGGAGAAAATTTTGCCGAATTCGTGTGGTTACTGGAAGAATGTCAACAAGCCGAATTGATCAAAATCGCTGACCTAGAAAACCAAGCTTTATTTTGCTGGGCAACCTTCCACGGGATTTGCAGCTTCATCATTGACCAACATCTACCGGAAGATATGTTTGCAGACACCCTAGACTGGCATATTGATGCTGTTTTACGAGGCTTAGGCTTTCAGTCTCAATAG
- a CDS encoding recombinase family protein, whose amino-acid sequence MNIGYARVSTTGQSLDIQIEKLRQYGCEKLFQEKKSGGSRAGRAELDAALEFVREGDILIVTRLDRLARSLHDLVQATQELARKQVGLVVLEQELNTTTAAGKLLFHMLGAVAEFERSLINERIAEGVAKAKAAGVKFGRKNKLTAAELDALRQEFQASTNKAELAKKYGLHRSSLYRLVQENNGGNE is encoded by the coding sequence ATGAATATTGGTTATGCGCGAGTCAGTACCACCGGGCAAAGTTTGGATATACAGATAGAGAAGCTGCGGCAGTACGGTTGTGAGAAGCTGTTTCAGGAAAAGAAAAGCGGTGGTAGTAGGGCAGGGCGTGCTGAATTGGATGCTGCGTTAGAGTTTGTCAGGGAAGGGGATATACTGATCGTGACCCGGCTAGATCGGTTAGCGCGTAGCCTGCATGATCTGGTTCAGGCTACGCAGGAATTGGCGCGTAAGCAGGTGGGTTTGGTGGTATTGGAGCAGGAGCTGAATACAACCACTGCGGCAGGAAAATTACTGTTTCACATGCTGGGTGCTGTGGCAGAGTTTGAACGCTCATTGATTAATGAACGCATTGCGGAAGGTGTGGCGAAGGCCAAGGCCGCTGGTGTGAAATTTGGGCGTAAGAATAAATTGACTGCGGCAGAACTGGATGCGCTGCGGCAGGAGTTTCAAGCGTCAACCAACAAGGCTGAGTTGGCAAAGAAATATGGCCTGCATCGTTCCAGCTTGTATAGGCTGGTGCAGGAAAATAATGGCGGGAATGAATAG
- a CDS encoding WGR domain-containing protein — translation MNNSISQSWSHAVKRRYYRVDIAPDLFGDLCMVRSWGSLDTARGNSKMELVPCWQVATQRLEQIAKERLRRGYAPNQ, via the coding sequence ATGAATAACAGCATTAGCCAGTCGTGGAGCCATGCCGTTAAACGGCGTTATTACCGTGTGGACATTGCACCGGATTTGTTCGGTGACTTGTGCATGGTGCGCTCATGGGGCAGTTTGGATACGGCACGGGGTAACAGCAAAATGGAGTTAGTGCCTTGTTGGCAAGTAGCTACGCAGCGGTTGGAGCAGATCGCTAAGGAGAGGCTGCGTAGGGGGTATGCGCCTAATCAATAG